A section of the Pristiophorus japonicus isolate sPriJap1 chromosome 4, sPriJap1.hap1, whole genome shotgun sequence genome encodes:
- the LOC139262459 gene encoding homeobox protein not2-like has translation MQPMFLDRTFYPAFVSDPCAFYPARCSSPYTKPQEEAPAKKRPFTVEFLLSKSPREGGECCGQPLEPRVPVYPSAVCAPLPAGYPVLCQAQDYYSQPWYSRWDMNGVDWGFSRPTLLQPIPAKNVKLKRFRAIFTQEQLTVLEREFRKHRYIIGPQRVGLAAALGLTVLQVKVWFQNRRIKWKKNIEKLQQVNPAEQAVTTARRRTLRAGAEGSPPTQEEARDLPGKRATDNIGRLRVSV, from the exons ATGCAGCCGATGTTCTTAGACCGGACTTTCTACCCAGCTTTCGTCTCCGATCCCTGCGCCTTTTACCCGGCCCGGTGTTCCTCTCCCTACACCAAGCCCCAGGAAGAAGCTCCAGCCAAGAAGCGACCCTTCACCGTTGAGTTTCTGCTCTCCAAGTCTCCCCGAGAGGGCGGCGAATGCTGTGGGCAGCCGCTTGAGCCCCGAGTGCCTGTCTATCCGAGTGCTGTGTGCGCCCCGCTGCCCGCGGGGTACCCCGTCCTCTGCCAGGCTCAGGATTACTATAGTCAGCCGTGGTACAGCAGATGGGACATGAACGGTGTAG ACTGGGGCTTCAGTCGACCAACCCTACTCCAGCCAATCCCCGCCAAAAATGTCAAGCTAAAGCGCTTCAGAGCCATCTTCACTCAGGAACAGctcacagtgctggagagggagttcAGGAAGCACCGCTACATAATCGGCCCTCAGAGGGTGGGCTTGGCTGCTGCTCTGGGCCTGACAGTACTGCAG GTGAAGGTTTGGTTTCAGAACAGACGGATCAAATGGAAGAAGAACATCGAAAAACTTCAGCAAGTCAATCCCGCCGAGCAGGCTGTGACCACTGCCCGGCGCAGGACCCTCAGGGCAGGCGCTGAGGGCAGCCCGCCAACCCAGGAAGAAGCAAGAGATCTCCCGGGGAAGCGAGCCACTGACAATATCGGCCGTCTGCGTGTTTCCGTTTGA